One genomic region from Glaciimonas sp. PAMC28666 encodes:
- the hemB gene encoding porphobilinogen synthase, producing the protein MQNAPKSSHLAAPFPALRMRRMRNNAFSRAMMRENTVTVSDLIYPVFVIEGNDHREKVASMPGVERLSIDLLLNVAEECVELGIPVIALFPVINPSLKTPDGIEATNPNGLIPQAVRALKQRFPELGILTDVALDPYTSHGQDGVMNADGYVMNDETCALLVKQALVQADAGVDIVAPSDMMDGRIGAIRNALEAHNHIHTRIMAYSAKYASAFYGPFRDAVGSAANLGKSSKNTYQMDPANSDEALREVALDLAEGADMVMVKPGMPYLDIVRRVKDEFKVPTFAYQVSGEYSMIKAATQNGWLDHDKAMMEAMMAFKRAGADGVLTYFALDIARLLHKN; encoded by the coding sequence ATGCAAAACGCGCCTAAATCCAGCCATTTGGCTGCCCCGTTTCCAGCATTGCGCATGCGTCGTATGCGTAACAATGCATTTTCTCGCGCGATGATGCGAGAAAATACTGTGACCGTTTCCGATCTGATCTATCCGGTCTTCGTGATCGAAGGCAACGATCATCGCGAGAAGGTTGCGTCAATGCCAGGCGTAGAGCGCCTGTCCATTGATCTGCTATTAAATGTCGCAGAAGAATGTGTCGAATTGGGGATACCTGTTATCGCCTTATTTCCCGTCATCAATCCTTCGCTAAAAACGCCTGATGGCATCGAAGCGACTAATCCGAACGGTTTGATCCCGCAGGCAGTTCGCGCGCTAAAACAACGCTTTCCTGAGCTCGGCATTTTGACTGACGTTGCCTTGGATCCTTATACCAGTCATGGTCAAGACGGCGTTATGAACGCCGATGGTTATGTGATGAACGATGAAACCTGCGCCCTTTTGGTGAAGCAGGCGCTCGTCCAGGCCGATGCGGGCGTTGACATCGTGGCGCCCTCAGACATGATGGATGGTCGCATCGGCGCCATCCGGAACGCGCTGGAAGCCCACAATCATATTCATACACGCATCATGGCGTATTCAGCGAAGTACGCTTCCGCCTTCTACGGCCCGTTCCGCGATGCAGTCGGGTCGGCTGCAAACCTTGGAAAAAGCAGCAAAAACACTTATCAAATGGACCCGGCCAACAGCGATGAAGCATTGCGCGAAGTGGCGCTGGATCTGGCCGAAGGCGCAGATATGGTGATGGTAAAACCCGGCATGCCATATCTTGATATCGTGCGCCGAGTTAAAGACGAATTCAAAGTGCCCACCTTCGCTTACCAGGTGAGTGGTGAATACTCCATGATTAAAGCCGCTACCCAAAATGGCTGGCTGGATCATGATAAGGCGATGATGGAAGCGATGATGGCGTTCAAGCGCGCCGGTGCCGATGGCGTTCTGACCTACTTTGCGCTGGATATTGCGCGCCTCTTACATAAAAATTAA
- the yihA gene encoding ribosome biogenesis GTP-binding protein YihA/YsxC, with the protein MSLLWQARFFTTVNHLRDLPGTQVPEIAFAGRSNAGKSTAINLLCNQKKLAFASKTPGRTQHINYFSIGGAQVGQHRKDETKVDEIRAMLVDLPGYGYAQVSGSAKLHWQELLGDYVRRRSQLAALVLIVDSRRPFTDLDVQMVEWFAPTGKPIHCILSKVDKLNRNDATNALRQAHTFLGSYVDENNQPLPFTAQLFSALKRTGLDEANQRILELAGLVDVARAVGDEPAGLADGETPNTEAK; encoded by the coding sequence ATGTCTCTACTCTGGCAAGCCCGTTTTTTTACTACGGTGAATCACCTTCGTGATTTACCTGGTACCCAAGTCCCTGAGATCGCCTTTGCGGGTCGTTCGAACGCAGGCAAATCAACCGCTATCAACCTATTGTGCAATCAGAAGAAACTCGCATTCGCCTCGAAAACACCCGGGCGCACCCAGCATATCAACTATTTTTCGATCGGTGGCGCGCAAGTCGGCCAACATCGCAAAGATGAAACCAAAGTCGATGAAATTCGTGCGATGCTGGTCGATTTGCCCGGTTATGGCTATGCGCAAGTCTCTGGATCGGCAAAATTGCACTGGCAGGAACTACTTGGCGATTATGTTCGCCGCCGGTCGCAATTGGCTGCGTTGGTCCTTATCGTGGATTCTCGTCGGCCGTTTACCGACCTCGATGTGCAAATGGTTGAATGGTTCGCCCCAACCGGCAAACCAATCCATTGCATCCTGAGCAAGGTTGACAAGCTTAACCGGAACGATGCGACCAATGCATTACGACAAGCGCATACTTTCCTGGGAAGTTACGTTGACGAAAATAACCAGCCACTGCCCTTTACGGCGCAACTATTTTCCGCGCTGAAACGGACCGGACTGGATGAGGCCAATCAGCGTATTCTTGAATTGGCTGGGTTGGTCGATGTCGCAAGAGCGGTTGGCGATGAGCCTGCAGGGCTCGCAGACGGTGAAACTCCGAACACTGAAGCCAAGTGA
- a CDS encoding cytochrome c, with the protein MNRAFLSVLKSFLISMLALSSFAYAADAPAVAPKADLAKGEALFTNGDPTRNIAACISCHGAAGASTISQNPKLGGQHAAYIYKQLKDFQGPDRNNAIMTMFAKALTDDEMKNIAAYLDVQKAKPGAAKNKDTLDMGKKIFRAGVAEKNIPACAACHGPGGSGIPNQFPRIGGQHQDYTVAELTNFRSGVRKNSPQMMTIAKRMSDDEIKAVADYIAGLK; encoded by the coding sequence ATGAACCGTGCGTTTCTATCCGTTTTAAAGTCCTTCCTTATTTCCATGTTGGCATTGTCGTCTTTTGCTTATGCAGCAGATGCCCCGGCAGTGGCCCCCAAGGCCGATCTTGCAAAGGGTGAGGCATTGTTTACCAATGGCGACCCAACGAGGAATATTGCCGCTTGTATTTCGTGCCACGGAGCAGCTGGTGCGTCCACGATTAGCCAAAATCCGAAATTGGGCGGTCAGCATGCTGCTTATATTTACAAGCAGTTAAAGGACTTTCAGGGGCCAGATCGCAACAACGCGATCATGACAATGTTTGCCAAAGCGCTGACCGACGATGAAATGAAAAATATCGCCGCCTATCTGGATGTGCAAAAAGCCAAGCCTGGCGCTGCGAAAAATAAAGACACGCTCGATATGGGCAAAAAAATCTTCCGCGCTGGCGTGGCAGAGAAGAACATCCCGGCCTGTGCAGCTTGTCACGGTCCCGGTGGTTCTGGTATTCCTAACCAATTCCCTCGCATTGGCGGCCAACACCAGGATTACACTGTTGCAGAGTTGACCAATTTCAGGAGCGGCGTGCGCAAGAATAGCCCGCAAATGATGACTATCGCTAAACGGATGTCGGACGATGAAATCAAAGCCGTAGCAGACTATATTGCAGGCTTGAAGTAG
- a CDS encoding cytochrome c biogenesis protein ResB produces MSSTNSPTPSPTPGLDEAPRTGGIELKTKHRWLAEAVELVSSMRFAISMLTLIAIASIIGTVLKQNEPMPNYVNQFGPFWFDIFAKLGLYAVYSTWWFLLIMGFLVLSTSMCISRNGPKMLKDMRSWKENVREQSLRNFHHKAEWTAPVMPVTLTQQLLLRIAAKGYKTKVVEKNNAILITAKQGAANKWGYIFAHSAIVIICIGGLLDSDLPIRAQKLLFNKTAFSGSGVIADIGPEHRLGLGNPTFRGNTLIPEGSASSTAIIPQQNGVLIQDLPFTLQLKRFVIDYYSTGMPKLFASDVVLRDNVTGETINSTVKVNQPLIYKGISIYQSSFEDGGSKLKLTAFPMVGDNNKTSPLAGVVNGTTPLTAGPNNEYTVEWSGFRPFNVENMAQSGQDLRAVTKTKKSLNQTFSDDVSKHMGSGAKSANVKELKNVGPSVQYKLRDKTGQAREFSNYMQPVKVDQDYVFLAGVRDVPDEPFRYLRIPADGNDSVEEWMRMRSALMNPALRKLAAERYAQRAIPETRTDMPTLRDQLEQSSLRGLSLFAGDGKQAGYMAISKFLEQVPAQEQEKAADIFMKILNGSLWDLWQVAREKDGLKDMPVDEKNARFLQLSSNALSDATFYNAPVYLQLTGFDEIKASVFQVTRSPGKKVVYLGCLFLVLGVFSMLYIRERRLWVWIRPDSDKEGHSHILMAMSTQRKTLDFEKEFDVMKTHLKQSQA; encoded by the coding sequence ATGAGCAGCACTAACAGTCCAACCCCCAGTCCGACCCCCGGCCTCGACGAAGCACCACGTACCGGCGGCATCGAGTTAAAGACCAAACATCGGTGGCTTGCCGAAGCAGTAGAGTTAGTCTCCTCGATGCGCTTTGCCATTAGCATGCTCACGCTCATTGCTATCGCCTCGATTATCGGCACAGTGCTCAAGCAAAACGAGCCGATGCCCAATTACGTGAATCAATTTGGGCCGTTCTGGTTCGATATTTTTGCCAAACTTGGTCTGTACGCGGTGTATTCAACGTGGTGGTTTTTGTTGATCATGGGGTTTCTGGTCCTGTCCACGTCCATGTGCATTAGCCGCAATGGCCCGAAAATGCTCAAAGACATGCGTAGCTGGAAAGAAAATGTCCGTGAACAATCATTGCGTAATTTTCATCACAAAGCTGAATGGACCGCGCCCGTCATGCCGGTTACGCTCACGCAGCAGTTATTGCTCAGGATCGCAGCAAAGGGTTACAAAACCAAAGTCGTCGAAAAAAACAACGCCATTCTGATCACCGCAAAGCAGGGCGCAGCGAACAAATGGGGCTACATTTTTGCCCACAGCGCTATCGTGATCATCTGTATCGGGGGATTGCTGGACTCGGATTTGCCGATACGTGCTCAAAAGTTGCTTTTCAATAAAACAGCTTTCAGCGGTAGCGGCGTCATTGCCGATATCGGACCGGAACATCGCCTGGGGTTGGGGAATCCAACCTTCCGCGGCAACACGCTGATACCGGAAGGTTCGGCCAGTAGTACAGCGATCATTCCGCAACAAAATGGTGTATTGATTCAAGATTTACCATTTACGCTGCAACTCAAACGTTTTGTCATCGACTATTACAGTACCGGTATGCCTAAGTTGTTTGCCAGTGATGTCGTATTGCGCGACAACGTCACAGGGGAAACGATCAATTCAACCGTGAAAGTCAACCAGCCGTTGATTTACAAAGGCATATCGATATATCAATCGAGCTTTGAAGACGGTGGCAGCAAATTGAAACTCACCGCGTTTCCCATGGTTGGCGACAATAACAAGACTTCACCTCTGGCCGGGGTGGTTAACGGAACAACACCGTTGACTGCTGGTCCTAATAATGAGTATACGGTTGAGTGGTCAGGTTTTCGTCCGTTTAACGTGGAGAATATGGCCCAGTCAGGTCAAGATTTACGGGCAGTGACCAAAACCAAAAAGAGTTTAAATCAGACGTTCTCGGATGATGTCAGCAAACATATGGGTTCGGGTGCCAAAAGCGCCAACGTAAAAGAATTGAAAAACGTCGGTCCGAGCGTCCAGTACAAGTTACGCGACAAAACCGGACAGGCGCGCGAGTTCAGCAATTACATGCAACCTGTGAAGGTTGACCAGGATTACGTATTTCTGGCTGGCGTACGCGATGTTCCGGATGAACCTTTCCGTTACCTTCGTATTCCAGCTGACGGCAATGATTCGGTAGAAGAGTGGATGCGTATGCGTTCGGCATTGATGAACCCGGCATTGCGGAAATTGGCAGCTGAGCGCTACGCGCAGCGCGCAATTCCTGAAACCCGGACCGATATGCCGACTCTGCGCGATCAATTGGAGCAATCTTCGTTGCGCGGCTTATCGTTGTTTGCCGGAGACGGGAAGCAGGCTGGCTATATGGCGATATCGAAGTTCCTGGAACAGGTCCCGGCGCAAGAGCAAGAAAAAGCAGCCGATATTTTCATGAAAATTCTGAACGGAAGTTTGTGGGATTTATGGCAGGTGGCGCGCGAAAAGGACGGTTTGAAGGACATGCCGGTGGATGAAAAAAACGCACGCTTCTTGCAATTGAGCAGCAATGCACTGTCGGACGCAACCTTCTATAATGCTCCCGTGTATCTCCAGCTTACTGGCTTCGACGAGATCAAGGCCTCAGTCTTCCAGGTGACGCGTTCACCGGGCAAGAAAGTGGTCTATCTAGGTTGCCTGTTTCTGGTTCTCGGCGTTTTCTCCATGCTATACATACGCGAGCGTCGGTTGTGGGTATGGATACGTCCTGACAGCGATAAAGAAGGTCATTCGCACATATTGATGGCCATGAGCACCCAGCGTAAGACGCTGGACTTTGAAAAAGAATTTGATGTAATGAAAACACACTTGAAGCAATCGCAAGCTTGA
- the ccsB gene encoding c-type cytochrome biogenesis protein CcsB — protein MELTQTYSPPDGFFKRLSVIDWLFAFALVAGSLFALGRYGTHMDYYEKGVLVLAAPTFALVGWNWKSVRWLMPLLALLSLSAIALYSGNLDMANKKFFLKYILSSQSAILWMGTMFFLSTFFYWIGLIARSDFGSSIGSKLCWAAVILGFTGLLVRWYESYLIGADIGHIPISNLYEVFILFSLITALFYLYYEQRYGTRQLGPFVMLVISAAVGFLLWYTVARDAAEIQPLVPALQSWWMKIHVPANFIGYGTFSMSAMVAMAYLLKSHGYLVDRLPPLEVLDDVMYKAIAVGFTFFTIATILGALWAAEAWGGYWSWDPKETWALIVWLNYAAWLHMRLMKGLRGRVAAWWALIGLLVTTFAFLGVNMFLSGLHSYGEL, from the coding sequence ATGGAACTGACCCAAACCTATTCACCCCCAGACGGCTTCTTTAAGCGTTTATCCGTGATCGACTGGCTATTCGCTTTTGCGCTTGTGGCGGGCTCGCTATTCGCGTTAGGTCGCTACGGCACCCACATGGATTATTACGAAAAAGGCGTGCTGGTGCTGGCCGCTCCGACCTTCGCATTAGTTGGATGGAACTGGAAATCGGTGCGTTGGCTGATGCCTCTGCTGGCGTTGTTGTCCCTGTCAGCGATCGCGTTGTACAGCGGTAATCTGGACATGGCGAACAAAAAATTTTTCCTGAAATACATTCTGTCGAGCCAATCTGCGATTCTGTGGATGGGCACCATGTTCTTTCTCTCGACGTTCTTCTACTGGATCGGCTTGATCGCACGCTCGGATTTCGGATCATCAATCGGCTCCAAGCTGTGTTGGGCGGCGGTGATTTTAGGTTTCACCGGTTTGCTGGTGCGTTGGTATGAGTCTTATCTGATCGGCGCGGATATCGGGCATATACCGATTTCCAACCTGTATGAAGTTTTTATTCTTTTCAGTCTGATTACAGCGTTGTTCTATTTGTATTATGAACAGCGTTACGGCACCCGCCAGCTTGGCCCCTTTGTCATGCTCGTCATTTCTGCTGCTGTCGGTTTTTTGTTGTGGTACACCGTCGCGCGCGATGCTGCTGAAATTCAACCATTGGTGCCTGCATTACAAAGCTGGTGGATGAAAATTCACGTACCGGCCAACTTTATCGGTTACGGCACATTCTCCATGTCGGCCATGGTGGCGATGGCGTATTTGCTGAAATCACACGGTTATCTGGTGGATCGTTTGCCGCCGTTAGAGGTGCTCGATGACGTCATGTACAAGGCGATTGCGGTCGGATTCACGTTCTTTACGATTGCGACGATTCTAGGCGCGCTTTGGGCAGCCGAAGCATGGGGCGGTTACTGGTCATGGGATCCAAAGGAAACCTGGGCGCTGATAGTCTGGCTGAATTATGCGGCCTGGCTACACATGCGGTTGATGAAGGGCCTGCGCGGTCGGGTTGCCGCCTGGTGGGCTTTGATCGGCCTGCTGGTCACCACCTTTGCGTTCCTCGGCGTCAATATGTTCCTGTCGGGCTTGCATTCTTACGGCGAGTTATAA
- a CDS encoding HAD family phosphatase, with protein MSSKQMSSATSIDRDANVLESALRSTEIDLVIFDSDGTLVDSELLAAEAMVEYAAEFNVAMTVPEIMERFKGGKMADWVLAMEELGGAALPASFSTMLRERTAVLFRERLQPIEGALELVRALHIPFCLASNGPREKIELCLGVTGLLPYFEGRIFSAYEVGVWKPEPGLFLHAAERMACAPARCVVVEDSVPGATAGVAAGMRVFALQTGEVEPGMPTQVTVIKRLAELHDHFSR; from the coding sequence ATGTCTTCCAAACAGATGTCCTCCGCAACGTCTATTGATAGGGATGCCAACGTGCTTGAAAGCGCGTTAAGGAGCACAGAGATCGATTTGGTGATCTTTGATTCTGACGGTACCCTGGTAGACAGTGAGCTACTAGCCGCGGAGGCAATGGTGGAATACGCTGCCGAATTCAATGTGGCCATGACCGTGCCAGAAATTATGGAGCGTTTCAAGGGCGGCAAGATGGCGGATTGGGTGCTCGCCATGGAGGAGCTGGGTGGCGCAGCCTTGCCCGCTTCGTTTTCAACAATGTTGCGCGAACGGACTGCTGTTTTGTTCCGCGAGCGCCTGCAGCCAATAGAAGGCGCCCTGGAATTGGTGCGCGCACTGCATATCCCTTTTTGCCTCGCATCCAACGGCCCGCGCGAAAAAATTGAGTTATGTCTCGGTGTTACCGGACTGCTACCGTATTTTGAAGGGCGTATTTTTAGCGCCTATGAAGTCGGTGTATGGAAGCCGGAGCCGGGTTTATTTTTGCACGCGGCCGAGCGCATGGCGTGTGCGCCAGCCCGTTGCGTGGTGGTCGAAGATAGCGTTCCCGGCGCCACCGCCGGGGTTGCGGCCGGCATGCGGGTTTTTGCGTTACAGACCGGCGAGGTCGAGCCAGGTATGCCGACGCAGGTGACAGTGATAAAACGGCTGGCAGAATTGCACGACCATTTCAGTCGATGA
- the msrP gene encoding protein-methionine-sulfoxide reductase catalytic subunit MsrP: MLIRRSPDIIDIPTESDVTPRAAFESRRSFIRQLAVGSIATGSILELASQQAFAQSATLPKLAAKRNAAYVVTDKPTPYKDATTYNNYYEFGTDKSDPAQNAGTLKTRPWSVSIEGEVKKPMTLDLDSLMKLAPMEERIYRLRCVEGWSMVIPWIGYSLSALIKKVEPTSNAKYIEFTTLADKKQMPGLGSPVLEWPYVEGLRMDEAMHPLALLTFGMYGEVLPNQNGAPVRMVLPWKYGFKSAKSIVKIRFLKEQPRTAWNLTAANEYGFYSNVNPNVDHPRWSQATERRIGEDGFFTKKRPTLMFNGYNDVASLYTGMDLKKYF; the protein is encoded by the coding sequence ATGCTGATTCGCCGTAGTCCAGACATTATCGACATCCCCACCGAATCCGACGTCACCCCACGCGCCGCATTTGAGTCGCGCCGCAGTTTTATCCGGCAATTGGCAGTCGGTTCGATAGCGACCGGGTCAATTCTCGAGCTTGCCTCGCAACAAGCGTTTGCGCAGAGCGCGACGTTGCCAAAACTGGCCGCGAAACGCAACGCTGCCTACGTGGTCACAGATAAGCCGACGCCGTATAAAGACGCCACAACTTACAACAATTATTACGAATTCGGGACTGACAAGTCCGATCCTGCCCAAAATGCAGGAACCCTGAAAACCAGGCCGTGGAGCGTCTCGATCGAAGGAGAAGTCAAGAAACCGATGACGCTGGACCTTGATAGCCTGATGAAGTTGGCTCCGATGGAGGAACGGATTTATCGCCTGCGATGCGTGGAAGGATGGTCCATGGTGATTCCATGGATTGGCTACTCGCTTTCAGCGTTGATCAAAAAAGTCGAGCCGACCAGCAATGCCAAATATATCGAATTTACGACACTGGCCGACAAGAAGCAAATGCCCGGCCTCGGCAGTCCCGTGCTCGAATGGCCCTATGTTGAAGGCCTGCGCATGGACGAGGCCATGCACCCCCTGGCGCTACTGACTTTTGGTATGTATGGTGAAGTCCTTCCGAATCAGAACGGCGCGCCTGTACGGATGGTGCTGCCATGGAAATACGGTTTCAAATCGGCTAAGTCGATTGTTAAAATTCGTTTTCTGAAAGAGCAACCGAGAACCGCCTGGAATCTGACCGCCGCGAATGAATATGGCTTTTATTCCAACGTTAACCCGAATGTCGACCATCCACGCTGGTCGCAGGCAACTGAGCGTCGTATCGGCGAGGATGGCTTCTTCACCAAAAAACGCCCGACGCTGATGTTTAACGGTTATAACGACGTTGCGTCGTTATATACAGGAATGGATTTGAAAAAATATTTCTAG
- a CDS encoding sulfite oxidase heme-binding subunit YedZ: MINPNPKQFRILKAALFVLALLPFIRLVVYAFTDKLGANPIEFITRSTGSWTLYFLCITLAITPLRRFTGWNWLIKLRRMVGLFAFFYATSHFTTFLWFDHFFDVTEMLKDVYKRPFITVGFIAFVLLIPLALTSTNGMIKRLGGKRWQWLHRTVYGVAMLGILHFWWMRAGKHNFEKPIIFGTIVAALLLLRVVWYFQKKRGVRTRSSEVISKRTVTSPQ; encoded by the coding sequence ATGATCAACCCCAATCCCAAGCAATTCCGCATTCTAAAAGCCGCCTTGTTCGTGCTGGCTTTGCTGCCTTTCATTCGTTTGGTCGTGTACGCCTTCACGGATAAACTCGGGGCCAATCCGATTGAATTTATTACGCGCAGTACCGGCAGCTGGACCCTGTATTTTCTGTGCATCACGTTGGCGATCACACCGTTAAGACGTTTCACCGGCTGGAATTGGCTGATTAAATTACGCCGTATGGTGGGTCTGTTTGCGTTCTTTTATGCGACCTCTCACTTCACGACGTTTCTTTGGTTCGACCACTTTTTCGACGTCACAGAAATGCTGAAGGATGTCTACAAGCGGCCGTTTATTACTGTGGGATTTATCGCCTTTGTGCTCTTGATTCCGCTGGCCTTGACCAGTACCAACGGCATGATCAAACGGCTAGGTGGCAAGCGCTGGCAATGGTTGCATCGCACGGTGTATGGCGTTGCGATGCTGGGGATTTTACATTTTTGGTGGATGCGTGCGGGTAAGCACAACTTTGAAAAACCGATAATATTTGGCACCATCGTGGCTGCCTTATTGCTGTTACGGGTTGTCTGGTATTTCCAGAAAAAGCGCGGCGTGCGCACACGCTCGTCTGAGGTGATATCCAAGCGGACGGTAACATCGCCGCAGTGA
- the lysA gene encoding diaminopimelate decarboxylase produces the protein MSYFSYQNGALHAENTSLSTIAEQFGTPTYVYSKAALTDHFLAYANACTAGGRDASDSLVCYSVKSNSNLAVLQVLNQLGSGFDIVSGGELLRVLAAGGDPRKVIFSGVGKTRDEMRLALSHDILCFNVESIPELHRLNEVAGEMGKTAAISLRVNPNVDAKTHPYISTGLKDNKFGVAYEDALSCYRTAAALPHIDIAGIDCHIGSQLLDDAPLLEALDKVIQLIDQLASENIHVHHLDIGGGIGITYDDEKPVAVSAYLGRLFAKIDAWRQEKYQGVALKVLFEPGRSIVGNAGVLLTEVQYLKHGASKNFAVVDAAMNDLMRPALYEAYHGVQTVLEQNPNASSVTYDVVGPICESGDWLARARALAVEQGDLLAFQSAGAYGMTMASNYNTRGRAAEIMVDGDKVHLIRQREAAQDLFALEMLLP, from the coding sequence ATGTCCTATTTTTCGTATCAAAACGGTGCACTGCACGCAGAAAATACCTCTTTATCTACCATCGCTGAACAATTTGGCACGCCGACGTATGTCTATTCCAAAGCGGCGTTGACCGATCACTTTCTGGCTTACGCCAACGCTTGTACCGCTGGCGGCCGCGATGCCAGTGATTCATTGGTGTGCTATTCGGTTAAATCCAACTCTAATCTTGCTGTGTTGCAGGTGCTAAATCAACTCGGTTCCGGTTTTGACATCGTGTCCGGAGGCGAATTATTGCGTGTTCTTGCCGCGGGCGGCGATCCGCGCAAAGTGATTTTTTCCGGCGTTGGTAAAACCCGCGATGAAATGCGGCTGGCGTTATCGCATGACATTTTATGCTTTAACGTGGAATCGATCCCGGAATTACATCGACTCAACGAGGTAGCGGGCGAAATGGGTAAAACCGCCGCCATTTCATTACGCGTGAACCCAAATGTCGATGCCAAAACGCATCCTTATATTTCGACCGGCCTGAAGGACAACAAATTCGGCGTCGCCTACGAAGATGCATTGTCATGCTATCGCACCGCCGCCGCTTTGCCACATATCGACATTGCCGGTATCGATTGTCACATCGGCTCGCAGTTACTGGATGATGCGCCTTTGCTCGAGGCGCTTGATAAGGTCATTCAATTGATCGACCAGCTGGCGAGCGAAAATATACACGTGCATCATCTCGATATTGGCGGTGGAATCGGGATTACTTATGATGACGAAAAGCCAGTGGCGGTAAGCGCCTACCTGGGCCGTCTATTCGCAAAAATTGATGCCTGGCGCCAGGAAAAATATCAGGGCGTGGCCTTAAAAGTGCTGTTCGAACCGGGTCGTTCGATTGTTGGAAACGCAGGAGTTTTGCTCACCGAAGTGCAATATTTAAAACATGGCGCGAGCAAGAATTTTGCGGTAGTGGATGCTGCGATGAATGACCTGATGCGGCCAGCATTGTACGAAGCCTATCACGGGGTCCAAACCGTGCTGGAACAGAATCCAAATGCCAGCAGTGTGACCTACGACGTCGTGGGACCTATTTGCGAATCAGGCGACTGGCTGGCCCGCGCCCGCGCTCTGGCAGTTGAGCAAGGCGATCTGCTGGCATTCCAGTCGGCCGGTGCTTATGGCATGACGATGGCTTCCAATTACAACACGCGGGGACGCGCCGCTGAAATCATGGTCGATGGTGATAAAGTACATTTAATACGCCAGCGGGAAGCGGCGCAAGATTTGTTTGCTTTAGAGATGCTATTGCCATAA
- a CDS encoding lipoprotein, producing the protein MKLSFKLSRVAIFGSTLAFSLLLSACGQKGPLFMPKIPPLAPQPTGSSTGTATPGAIAQPGTIQGGAAEVLPNSPMAPPEPTGPDTISQ; encoded by the coding sequence GTGAAACTATCATTTAAGTTATCCCGCGTAGCAATTTTCGGTAGTACGCTTGCATTTTCGCTCTTACTGAGCGCCTGTGGTCAAAAAGGCCCTCTTTTCATGCCGAAAATACCGCCTCTGGCTCCGCAGCCGACTGGATCTTCTACCGGCACGGCGACGCCTGGGGCGATTGCGCAACCCGGCACCATCCAGGGCGGCGCTGCGGAAGTGCTACCAAACAGCCCGATGGCACCGCCTGAGCCAACCGGCCCAGATACTATTTCCCAATAA
- the cyaY gene encoding iron donor protein CyaY: MTESEFLVAAEATLAALEAALERANDNDELDVECSRRGNVLEIEFIDNGSKIIVNSQAPMQELWIAAKSGGFHYKLKEGVWRNTRDDSEFFSALSTMVGEQGGTTLQLKP, from the coding sequence ATGACAGAATCAGAATTTCTGGTTGCAGCCGAAGCGACCCTGGCAGCGTTAGAGGCGGCATTGGAGCGCGCAAATGATAACGACGAGCTGGATGTAGAGTGTAGCCGCAGAGGCAACGTATTGGAAATTGAATTTATTGACAATGGTTCGAAGATCATCGTCAACAGCCAGGCACCAATGCAGGAGCTTTGGATTGCGGCTAAATCGGGAGGCTTCCACTATAAATTGAAAGAGGGTGTCTGGCGCAATACGCGTGACGACTCCGAGTTTTTCAGCGCGCTATCCACGATGGTGGGAGAGCAGGGCGGGACCACCCTGCAATTAAAGCCTTAG